A window of the Homo sapiens chromosome 18, GRCh38.p14 Primary Assembly genome harbors these coding sequences:
- the RNF152 gene encoding E3 ubiquitin-protein ligase RNF152 isoform X1: METLSQDSLLECQICFNYYSPRRRPKLLDCKHTCCSVCLQQMRTSQKDVRCPWCRGVTKLPPGFSVSQLPDDPEVLAVIAIPHTSEHTPVFIKLPSNGCYMLPLPISKERALLPGDMGCRLLPGSQQKSVTVVTIPAEQQPLQGGAPQEAVEEEQDRRGVVKSSTWSGVCTVILVACVLVFLLGIVLHNMSCISKRFTVISCG; this comes from the coding sequence ATGGAGACGCTGTCCCAGGACTCTCTGCTGGAATGTCAGATCTGTTTCAATTACTACAGCCCCCGGCGCAGGCCCAAGTTGCTGGACTGCAAGCACACCTGCTGTTCAGTGTGCCTGCAGCAGATGAGGACCAGCCAGAAGGATGTGCGGTGCCCCTGGTGCCGCGGTGTCACCAAGCTGCCTCCCGGCTTCTCCGTGTCGCAGCTCCCGGACGACCCGGAGGTCCTGGCTGTCATCGCCATTCCACACACTTCCGAACACACCCCGGTCTTCATCAAACTTCCCAGCAATGGGTGCTACATGCTGCCCCTGCCCATCTCCAAGGAGCGTGCGCTGCTGCCCGGAGACATGGGCTGCCGCCTGCTGCCCGGGAGCCAGCAGAAGTCCGTCACCGTGGTGACCATCCCTGCTGAACAGCAGCCTCTGCAAGGTGGGGCTCCCCAGGAGGCGGTGGAGGAGGAGCAGGACAGGCGGGGCGTGGTGAAAAGCTCCACCTGGTCGGGGGTGTGCACTGTCATCTTGGTGGCTTGCGTCTTGGTCTTCCTCCTCGGCATCGTGCTTCACAACATGTCTTGCATTTCTAAGCGCTTCACTGTGATATCCTGTGGCTGA